In the genome of Pseudomonas sp. HS6, one region contains:
- a CDS encoding acyltransferase has product MRRLLTGCFVTLLLLLNTLVLFGPLMVFALLKLILPGRLRDYASWAVMWIAETWAEIDKLIFRLCIPTQWDIRGGDDLRGDTSYLVISNHQSWVDIPALIQTLNRRTPFFKFFLKKELIWVPFLGLAWWALDYPFMKRYTKAFLAKHPELAGKDLEITKAACELFKRQPVTVVNYLEGTRYTAAKSTQQQSPFNHLLKPKAGGVAFVLAAMGEQLDAILDVTVVYPQPKIPGFWDLISGNVPRVIIDIRTRELDPALWQGDYENDPVFREKVQNWVNQLWTEKDQRIAELRGERG; this is encoded by the coding sequence ATGCGCCGCCTGCTCACCGGCTGTTTCGTCACCCTGCTGTTATTACTCAACACCCTGGTGCTGTTCGGCCCGCTGATGGTGTTCGCCCTGCTCAAGCTGATCCTGCCGGGACGCTTGCGCGATTACGCTTCATGGGCGGTGATGTGGATCGCCGAAACCTGGGCGGAAATCGACAAACTGATCTTCCGCCTGTGCATCCCGACGCAATGGGACATTCGTGGCGGCGATGATCTGCGTGGCGACACGTCGTATCTGGTGATCAGCAACCATCAGTCGTGGGTCGATATCCCGGCGCTGATCCAGACCCTCAACCGGCGCACGCCGTTCTTCAAGTTCTTCCTCAAGAAAGAATTGATCTGGGTACCGTTCCTGGGCCTGGCCTGGTGGGCGCTGGATTACCCGTTCATGAAGCGCTACACCAAGGCATTTCTGGCAAAGCACCCGGAACTGGCGGGCAAGGATCTGGAAATCACCAAAGCGGCGTGCGAGCTGTTCAAGCGTCAGCCGGTGACGGTGGTCAACTATCTGGAAGGCACTCGCTATACCGCGGCCAAAAGCACGCAGCAACAGTCACCGTTCAACCACTTGCTCAAGCCCAAGGCGGGCGGCGTGGCGTTTGTGCTGGCGGCGATGGGTGAACAACTGGACGCGATTCTCGATGTGACCGTGGTCTATCCACAGCCGAAAATTCCGGGGTTCTGGGACCTGATCAGCGGCAACGTGCCGCGCGTGATCATCGACATCCGCACCCGTGAGCTGGACCCGGCGCTGTGGCAGGGCGATTACGAAAACGATCCGGTGTTTCGCGAGAAGGTCCAGAACTGGGTCAACCAGCTCTGGACCGAGAAAGACCAGCGCATCGCCGAACTGCGCGGCGAGCGCGGCTGA
- a CDS encoding DUF2780 domain-containing protein has product MKISRGIALASLMTVVASPVFAGFSLDDVTKAASSMQGGNAATAAAPTSETAGLLQAVTGLGVTPQQAVGGTSAMFGLAKNKLSGSDYSELAKSVPGLDKLSGGAGQLGALSSVLGSSGKSAGLENALGNVKSTNDLNSAFGALGMNDSMVGQFAPVILKYLGDQGVGGSLLKTLGGVWGVGG; this is encoded by the coding sequence ATGAAGATTTCACGCGGTATCGCACTGGCTTCGCTGATGACGGTTGTGGCGAGCCCGGTTTTCGCAGGCTTCAGCCTGGATGACGTGACCAAGGCAGCCTCGAGCATGCAGGGCGGCAACGCGGCCACCGCCGCAGCACCGACGTCGGAAACGGCCGGTCTGCTGCAAGCGGTCACCGGTCTGGGTGTTACGCCGCAACAAGCCGTCGGTGGCACCAGTGCCATGTTTGGCCTGGCGAAGAACAAGCTCAGCGGCAGTGATTATTCGGAACTGGCCAAAAGCGTTCCGGGGCTCGACAAACTGTCGGGCGGTGCCGGCCAGCTGGGAGCGTTGAGCAGTGTGCTCGGTTCTTCCGGCAAGTCGGCAGGGCTGGAAAATGCACTGGGCAACGTGAAGAGCACCAATGATCTGAACAGTGCATTCGGCGCACTGGGCATGAACGACAGCATGGTCGGCCAGTTTGCTCCGGTGATCCTCAAGTACCTGGGTGACCAGGGCGTTGGCGGTTCGCTGCTGAAAACCCTCGGCGGTGTCTGGGGTGTCGGCGGTTGA
- a CDS encoding sigma-70 family RNA polymerase sigma factor, with amino-acid sequence MNGTSAVAELACELPETSARPVWRLVITLADTDQLRQLLAQCSLGDRRAFETLYRSVGPRLHGVALRFMGRPDLAEEVLQESFVRIWNNASRYESHLSAPMTWMINITRNQAIDQLRKHRDRPLTDFEQDALADEGPSAHEQLNSAREATALNRCLETLEGMQRQSITVAYFQGLSCSELAEHLAAPLGSVKSWIRRGMERLRRCLES; translated from the coding sequence ATGAATGGCACGAGCGCTGTAGCTGAACTAGCCTGTGAACTACCCGAAACCAGCGCCCGCCCTGTCTGGAGACTTGTCATTACCCTCGCCGACACCGATCAGCTGCGGCAATTGCTGGCCCAGTGCTCACTGGGCGACCGCCGTGCCTTCGAAACGCTGTACCGCAGCGTGGGCCCGCGCCTGCACGGTGTGGCCTTGCGGTTCATGGGACGCCCGGATCTTGCCGAGGAAGTGTTGCAGGAAAGCTTCGTGCGGATCTGGAACAACGCCTCGCGCTACGAATCGCACCTGTCGGCGCCGATGACCTGGATGATCAACATCACCCGCAATCAGGCCATCGATCAACTGCGCAAGCACCGCGACCGGCCCCTGACCGATTTTGAACAGGATGCTCTGGCGGACGAAGGCCCATCGGCCCACGAACAGTTGAACAGCGCCCGTGAAGCCACGGCCCTGAACCGCTGCCTGGAAACCCTTGAAGGCATGCAGCGCCAATCGATTACCGTGGCGTATTTTCAGGGTTTGTCCTGCTCGGAACTGGCCGAGCATCTGGCCGCACCGCTGGGCTCGGTCAAATCATGGATTCGCCGTGGCATGGAACGCCTGCGCCGGTGCCTTGAATCATGA
- a CDS encoding anti-sigma factor produces MNYQTPALRRALAADYAIGLMAAPARRRFEQLLLEDAALRAELAHWQESLASLTETLPEVPVPEHVWHGVTARIEPQVLHVPEKRPFWNWLRVTAALASIVVLVFLGSLYTHDDARYRATLLSADAQPALKVEAHDDYLQVEPLTLAAVDPQRSLELWAIPADGKPISLGVIPVGGKGKVELSDAQKVLIGKPIALAVSLEPKGGSPTGQPTGPVLYQGALAAL; encoded by the coding sequence ATGAACTACCAGACCCCTGCCCTGCGCCGCGCCCTCGCCGCCGATTACGCCATCGGCTTGATGGCTGCGCCGGCCCGTCGGCGTTTCGAGCAACTGCTGCTGGAGGACGCCGCACTGCGCGCCGAACTGGCGCATTGGCAGGAAAGCCTCGCCAGCCTCACCGAAACATTGCCGGAGGTTCCGGTGCCCGAGCACGTATGGCACGGCGTAACCGCGCGGATCGAACCGCAAGTGCTGCACGTCCCCGAGAAGCGTCCGTTCTGGAACTGGCTGCGGGTGACGGCGGCACTGGCCTCCATCGTGGTGCTGGTCTTCCTCGGCTCGCTGTACACCCACGACGACGCCCGCTACCGCGCCACCCTGCTCAGCGCCGACGCGCAACCAGCGCTGAAGGTCGAGGCGCATGACGATTACCTGCAAGTCGAGCCGCTGACACTGGCGGCTGTCGATCCGCAGCGCAGCCTGGAACTGTGGGCGATTCCCGCCGATGGCAAGCCGATTTCACTGGGCGTGATTCCGGTGGGGGGCAAAGGCAAGGTTGAATTGAGCGACGCGCAGAAGGTGTTGATCGGCAAGCCGATTGCGCTGGCGGTGAGTCTTGAGCCGAAGGGTGGGTCGCCGACCGGGCAGCCGACGGGGCCGGTTCTTTATCAAGGGGCGTTGGCAGCGCTGTGA
- the fdhA gene encoding formaldehyde dehydrogenase, glutathione-independent translates to MSGNRGVVYLGAGKVEVQKIDYPKMQDPRGRKIEHGVILRVVSTNICGSDQHMVRGRTTAQTGLVLGHEITGEVIEKGSDVENLKIGDLVSVPFNVACGRCRSCKEQHTGVCLTVNPARAGGAYGYVDMGDWTGGQAEYVLVPYADFNLLKLPDRDKAMEKIRDLTCLSDILPTGYHGAVTAGVGPGSTVYIAGAGPVGLAAAASARLLGAAVVIIGDVNTIRLAHAKAQGFEIVDLSKDTPLHEQIAALLGEPEVDCAVDCVGFEARGHGHDGVKSEAPATVLNSLMGVVRVAGKIGIPGLYVTEDPGAVDAAAKMGSLSIRFGLGWAKSHSFHTGQTPVMKYNRQLMQAIMWDRINIAEVVGVQVISLDQAPEGYGEFDAGVPKKFVIDPHKLFSAA, encoded by the coding sequence ATGTCTGGCAATCGTGGTGTGGTGTATCTCGGCGCTGGCAAGGTCGAAGTACAGAAAATCGACTATCCGAAAATGCAGGATCCGCGCGGCAGGAAGATCGAGCACGGTGTCATCCTGCGTGTGGTTTCAACCAACATTTGCGGCTCCGACCAGCACATGGTGCGCGGCCGCACCACGGCGCAGACCGGTCTGGTACTGGGTCATGAAATCACCGGTGAAGTGATCGAGAAGGGTTCCGATGTCGAGAACCTGAAAATCGGCGATCTGGTGTCCGTTCCGTTCAACGTGGCTTGCGGGCGCTGCCGTTCCTGCAAGGAGCAACACACCGGCGTCTGCCTGACCGTCAACCCGGCCCGCGCCGGCGGTGCCTACGGTTACGTCGACATGGGCGACTGGACCGGCGGCCAGGCCGAGTACGTGCTGGTGCCGTACGCCGACTTCAACCTGCTGAAACTGCCGGACCGCGACAAGGCCATGGAGAAAATCCGTGACCTGACCTGCCTCTCCGACATCCTGCCGACCGGTTACCACGGCGCCGTCACTGCCGGCGTTGGCCCGGGCAGCACCGTGTACATTGCCGGCGCGGGGCCGGTCGGTCTGGCGGCTGCTGCTTCTGCACGCTTGCTCGGTGCGGCGGTGGTGATCATCGGCGACGTCAACACCATCCGCCTGGCCCACGCCAAGGCTCAGGGGTTTGAAATCGTCGACCTGTCCAAAGACACTCCGCTGCACGAACAGATCGCCGCATTGCTGGGCGAGCCTGAAGTGGATTGCGCGGTGGACTGCGTCGGTTTCGAAGCCCGTGGCCATGGCCACGACGGCGTCAAATCCGAAGCCCCGGCCACCGTACTCAACTCGCTGATGGGCGTGGTGCGCGTAGCCGGCAAGATCGGTATCCCGGGCCTGTACGTGACTGAAGATCCGGGCGCTGTGGATGCCGCCGCAAAAATGGGCAGCCTGAGTATCCGTTTCGGCCTCGGCTGGGCCAAATCCCACAGCTTCCATACCGGCCAGACCCCGGTAATGAAGTACAACCGCCAGCTGATGCAGGCGATCATGTGGGACCGCATCAACATCGCCGAAGTGGTAGGCGTGCAGGTCATCAGCCTCGACCAGGCGCCGGAAGGCTACGGCGAGTTCGATGCGGGCGTGCCGAAGAAGTTTGTGATTGATCCGCATAAGTTGTTTAGTGCGGCGTAA
- the purU gene encoding formyltetrahydrofolate deformylase — MSRAPDTWILTADCPSVLGTVDAVTRFLFEQGCYVTEHHSFDDRLSGRFFIRVEFRQPDGFDEQSFRASLAERGQAFGMIFELTAPNYRPKVVIMVSKADHCLNDLLYRQRIGQLSMDVAAVVSNHPDLKPLADWHQIPYYHFPLDPNDKPSQERQVWQVIEESGAELVILARYMQVLSPELCRKLDGKAINIHHSLLPGFKGAKPYHQAYNKGVKLVGATAHYINNDLDEGPIIAQGVEAVDHSHYPEDLIAKGRDIEGLTLARAVGYHIERRVFLNANRTVVL, encoded by the coding sequence ATGAGCCGCGCCCCAGACACATGGATTCTGACCGCCGACTGCCCCAGCGTTCTCGGCACCGTGGACGCGGTGACGCGTTTTCTGTTCGAGCAGGGCTGCTACGTCACCGAGCACCACTCGTTCGACGACCGGCTCTCGGGCCGGTTCTTCATACGCGTGGAATTCCGCCAGCCCGACGGTTTTGACGAGCAATCCTTCCGCGCCAGCCTCGCCGAACGCGGTCAGGCGTTCGGCATGATCTTCGAGCTGACCGCGCCGAACTACCGGCCAAAAGTGGTGATCATGGTCTCCAAGGCCGATCACTGCCTCAACGACTTGCTCTACCGCCAGCGCATCGGCCAGTTGTCGATGGACGTAGCGGCGGTGGTGTCGAACCATCCGGACCTCAAGCCGCTGGCCGACTGGCACCAGATTCCCTACTACCACTTCCCCCTCGACCCCAACGACAAGCCGTCGCAGGAGCGTCAGGTGTGGCAGGTGATCGAAGAGTCCGGCGCCGAACTGGTGATCCTCGCCCGCTACATGCAGGTGCTGTCGCCAGAGCTGTGCCGCAAGCTCGATGGCAAGGCGATCAACATTCATCACTCGCTGCTGCCGGGCTTCAAGGGCGCCAAGCCGTATCACCAGGCCTACAACAAGGGCGTGAAACTGGTGGGCGCCACCGCGCACTACATCAACAACGACCTCGACGAGGGGCCGATCATTGCCCAGGGCGTCGAGGCGGTGGATCACAGTCATTACCCCGAAGACCTGATCGCCAAGGGCCGCGACATAGAAGGCCTGACGCTGGCACGGGCCGTCGGGTATCACATTGAGCGGAGGGTGTTTTTGAACGCCAATCGCACCGTCGTTCTTTAG
- the soxG gene encoding sarcosine oxidase subunit gamma: MTAANVYQQRPTTGAKAESSLHHADLASLVGKGRKTAGVTVREKKLLGHLTIRGDGHDAAFAAGVHKALGIELPGALSVIVKGETSLQWMGPDEWLLIVPSGEELAAEQKLREALGDLHIAIVNVSGGQQVLELSGPNVRQVLMKSTSYDVHPNNFPVGKAVGTVFAKSQLMIRHTAEDTWELLIRRSFSDYWWLWLQDASAEYGLSVQA, from the coding sequence ATGACCGCAGCCAACGTTTACCAACAACGCCCGACCACCGGGGCCAAGGCCGAGTCGTCGCTGCATCACGCCGACCTCGCCAGCCTGGTGGGCAAGGGCCGCAAGACCGCCGGTGTGACCGTGCGCGAGAAGAAACTCCTCGGCCACCTGACCATTCGTGGCGACGGCCACGATGCCGCGTTCGCTGCCGGCGTGCACAAGGCTCTGGGCATTGAGTTGCCGGGCGCTCTGAGCGTGATCGTTAAAGGCGAAACCAGCCTGCAATGGATGGGGCCGGACGAGTGGTTGCTGATCGTGCCGAGCGGTGAAGAGCTCGCGGCCGAGCAGAAACTGCGCGAGGCGCTGGGCGATCTGCACATTGCAATCGTCAACGTCAGCGGCGGCCAGCAAGTGCTCGAATTGAGCGGCCCGAACGTGCGTCAGGTGCTGATGAAGTCCACCAGCTATGACGTGCACCCGAACAACTTCCCGGTCGGCAAGGCTGTCGGCACGGTGTTCGCCAAGTCGCAGTTGATGATTCGTCACACCGCCGAAGACACCTGGGAACTGCTGATTCGTCGCAGCTTCTCGGATTACTGGTGGTTGTGGTTGCAGGATGCTTCGGCTGAGTACGGCCTGAGCGTTCAGGCCTAA
- a CDS encoding sarcosine oxidase subunit alpha, translating into MSQTNRLSNGGRIDRNKVLSFTFNGQVYKGFEGDSLAAALLANGVDIIGRSFKYSRPRGIFAAGAEEPNAVLQIGATEATQIPNVRATQQALYQGLVATSTNGWPSVNNDMMGILGKVGGKLMPPGFYYKTFMYPQSFWMTYEKYIRKAAGLGRSPTENDPDTYDYMNQHCDVLIVGAGPAGLAAALAAARSGARVIIADEQEEFGGSLLDSRESLDGKPAVEWVASVVAELKNTPDVLILPRATVNGYHDHNFLTIHERLTDHLGDRAPIGQVRQRIHRVRAKRVVLATGAHERPLVYGNNDVPGNMLAGAVSTYVRRYGVAPGKKLVLSTNNDHAYRVALDWLDASLQVVAIADARSNPRGALVEEARAKGIRILTGSAVIEARGSKHVTAARVAAIDVKGHKVTSPGEWLDCDLIASSGGYSPVVHLASHLGGKPIWREDILGFVPGEAPQKRVCVGGINGVYGLGDSLADGFEGGVRAASEAGFQTVEGVLPKALSRHEEPTLALFQVPHEKATARAPKQFVDLQNDVTAAAIELATREGFESVEHVKRYTALGFGTDQGKLGNVNGLAIAARSLNVTIPQMGTTMFRPNYTPVTFGAVAGRHCGHIFEPVRYTALHQWHLKNGAEFEDVGQWKRPWYFPKNGEDLHAAVKRECKAVRDSVGLLDASTLGKIDIQGPDAREFLNRVYTNAWTKLDVGKARYGLMCKEDGMVFDDGVTACLADNHFVMTTTTGGAARVLQWLELYHQTEWPEMKVYFTSVTDHWATMTLSGPNSRKLLSAVTDIDLANEAFPFMTWKEGLVGGVPARVFRISFTGELSYEVNVQADYAMGVLEKIVEAGKQYNLTPYGTETMHVLRAEKGFIIVGQDTDGSMTPDDLNMGWCVGRTKPFSWIGQRGMNREDCVRDQRKQLVGLKPVDPNVWLPEGAQLVFNTKQSIPMTMVGHVTSSYAHNSLGYSFAMGVVKGGLKRLGERVFAPLADGSVIEAEIVSSVFFDPKGDRQNI; encoded by the coding sequence ATGAGCCAGACCAATCGCCTGTCCAACGGTGGACGGATCGACCGCAACAAAGTGCTGAGCTTCACCTTCAACGGCCAGGTCTACAAAGGTTTTGAAGGCGATTCGCTGGCCGCTGCACTGCTGGCCAACGGCGTCGACATCATTGGCCGCAGCTTCAAGTATTCGCGTCCACGCGGCATCTTCGCCGCCGGTGCGGAAGAGCCGAATGCGGTGCTGCAGATCGGTGCTACCGAAGCCACCCAGATTCCCAACGTGCGCGCCACGCAACAGGCGTTGTACCAGGGCCTGGTCGCCACCAGCACCAACGGCTGGCCGAGCGTCAACAACGACATGATGGGGATTCTCGGCAAGGTCGGCGGCAAGCTGATGCCGCCGGGTTTCTACTACAAAACCTTCATGTACCCGCAATCGTTCTGGATGACTTACGAGAAGTACATTCGTAAGGCCGCCGGTCTTGGCCGCTCGCCGACCGAGAACGATCCGGACACCTACGACTACATGAACCAGCACTGCGACGTACTGATCGTCGGTGCTGGCCCTGCCGGTCTGGCCGCTGCCCTGGCCGCTGCGCGCAGCGGTGCCCGGGTGATCATCGCCGATGAACAGGAAGAGTTCGGCGGCAGCCTGCTCGATTCCCGCGAAAGCCTCGACGGCAAGCCTGCGGTGGAGTGGGTCGCCAGTGTTGTTGCCGAATTGAAGAACACCCCGGACGTGCTGATATTGCCGCGCGCTACGGTCAACGGTTACCACGACCACAACTTCCTGACCATTCACGAACGCCTCACCGATCACCTCGGCGACCGCGCGCCAATCGGTCAGGTGCGTCAGCGCATCCACCGCGTCCGCGCCAAGCGTGTGGTGCTGGCGACCGGCGCTCATGAGCGTCCGCTGGTCTACGGCAACAACGACGTGCCGGGCAACATGCTCGCCGGCGCTGTGTCGACTTATGTGCGCCGTTATGGCGTGGCACCGGGCAAAAAACTGGTGCTGTCGACCAACAACGATCACGCCTATCGCGTGGCACTGGATTGGCTCGATGCCAGCCTGCAAGTGGTGGCCATTGCCGACGCCCGCAGCAACCCGCGCGGTGCGCTGGTGGAAGAGGCTCGCGCCAAAGGCATTCGCATCCTCACCGGCAGCGCCGTGATCGAGGCCCGTGGCAGCAAGCACGTTACCGCTGCCCGCGTGGCGGCGATCGATGTCAAAGGCCACAAGGTCACCAGCCCGGGCGAATGGCTCGACTGCGACCTGATCGCCAGCTCCGGCGGTTACAGCCCGGTGGTTCACCTGGCGTCGCACCTTGGCGGCAAGCCGATCTGGCGCGAAGACATTCTCGGTTTCGTACCGGGCGAGGCACCGCAGAAACGCGTGTGCGTCGGTGGCATCAACGGCGTCTACGGTCTCGGCGATTCGCTGGCCGACGGTTTTGAGGGCGGCGTGCGCGCTGCGTCCGAAGCCGGGTTCCAGACCGTTGAAGGCGTGTTGCCGAAAGCCTTGAGCCGTCACGAAGAGCCGACCCTGGCGCTGTTCCAGGTGCCTCACGAAAAAGCCACCGCACGGGCGCCGAAGCAATTCGTCGACCTGCAGAACGACGTGACCGCCGCCGCCATCGAACTGGCGACCCGCGAAGGTTTCGAGTCGGTCGAGCACGTCAAACGCTACACTGCGCTGGGCTTCGGCACCGATCAGGGCAAGCTCGGCAACGTCAACGGTCTGGCCATCGCCGCCCGTTCGCTGAACGTGACCATTCCGCAGATGGGCACCACGATGTTCCGTCCGAATTACACGCCGGTAACGTTCGGTGCGGTTGCCGGTCGTCACTGTGGGCACATCTTCGAACCTGTGCGTTACACCGCACTGCATCAATGGCACCTGAAAAACGGCGCCGAGTTCGAAGACGTCGGTCAGTGGAAACGTCCGTGGTATTTCCCGAAAAACGGCGAAGACCTGCATGCCGCCGTCAAACGCGAATGCAAGGCTGTGCGCGACAGCGTCGGTCTGCTGGACGCTTCGACCCTGGGCAAGATCGACATCCAGGGCCCGGACGCCCGTGAGTTCCTCAACCGCGTGTACACCAACGCCTGGACCAAGCTCGACGTGGGCAAGGCTCGTTACGGCCTGATGTGCAAGGAAGACGGCATGGTCTTCGACGACGGTGTGACGGCGTGTCTGGCCGACAACCATTTCGTCATGACCACCACCACCGGCGGTGCGGCTCGTGTACTGCAATGGCTGGAGCTGTACCACCAGACCGAATGGCCAGAGATGAAGGTGTACTTCACCTCCGTCACCGACCACTGGGCGACCATGACCCTGTCCGGCCCGAACAGCCGCAAGCTGCTCAGCGCAGTGACCGACATCGACCTGGCCAACGAAGCGTTCCCGTTCATGACCTGGAAAGAAGGTCTGGTCGGCGGTGTGCCGGCGCGTGTGTTCCGTATCTCGTTCACCGGTGAGCTGTCGTACGAAGTCAACGTCCAGGCCGACTATGCGATGGGCGTGCTGGAGAAAATCGTCGAGGCCGGCAAGCAGTACAACCTGACCCCGTACGGCACAGAAACCATGCACGTTCTGCGGGCGGAGAAGGGCTTCATCATCGTCGGCCAGGACACGGACGGCTCGATGACCCCGGACGACTTGAACATGGGCTGGTGTGTCGGTCGCACCAAACCGTTCTCGTGGATCGGCCAGCGCGGCATGAACCGTGAAGACTGCGTGCGTGACCAGCGCAAGCAACTGGTTGGCCTGAAACCGGTCGATCCGAACGTATGGCTGCCTGAGGGCGCACAGCTGGTGTTCAACACCAAGCAGTCGATCCCGATGACCATGGTCGGCCATGTGACCTCCAGCTACGCGCACAACTCCCTCGGTTATTCGTTTGCCATGGGCGTGGTGAAGGGCGGTCTGAAGCGTCTGGGCGAGCGGGTGTTCGCACCGCTGGCGGACGGCAGCGTGATCGAGGCGGAAATCGTTTCTTCGGTGTTTTTCGATCCGAAAGGCGATCGCCAGAACATCTAA
- a CDS encoding sarcosine oxidase subunit delta gives MLHIFCPHCGELRSEEEFHASGQAHIPRPLDPGACTDEEWGDYMFFRDNPRGLHHELWDHVAGCRQYFNVTRDTVTYEILETYKIGTKPQFTDKADVAKTATTALGEKV, from the coding sequence ATGTTGCATATCTTCTGTCCTCACTGCGGCGAACTGCGCTCCGAAGAGGAATTCCACGCATCCGGCCAGGCGCACATCCCGCGCCCGCTGGACCCAGGCGCCTGCACTGATGAAGAGTGGGGCGACTACATGTTCTTCCGCGACAACCCGCGCGGTCTGCACCACGAGTTGTGGGATCACGTCGCCGGCTGCCGCCAGTACTTCAACGTCACCCGCGACACCGTGACCTACGAGATTCTCGAAACCTACAAGATCGGCACCAAGCCGCAATTCACCGACAAGGCTGATGTTGCAAAAACAGCCACGACGGCGCTGGGAGAGAAGGTATGA
- a CDS encoding sarcosine oxidase subunit beta, translating into MQRYSGFGLFKHSLSHHENWQRMWRTPTPKKVYDVVIVGGGGHGLATAYYLAKEHGITNVAVVEKGWLGGGNTARNTTIVRSNYLWDESAHLYEHAMKLWEGLSQDLNYNVMFSQRGVYNLCHTLQDIRDSERRVSANRLNGVDGELLNAKQVADEIPYLDCSKNTRYPVMGATVQRRGGVARHDAVAWGFARAADALGVDLIQQTEVIGFRKENGVCIGVETNKGFIGAKRVGVVTAGNSGHMAKLAGFRLPIESHPLQALVSEPIKPIIDSVIMSNAVHGYISQSDKGDLVIGAGIDGYNGYGQRGSYPVIEHTIQAIVEMFPVLSRVRMNRQWGGIVDTTPDACPIISKTPVPNMFFNCGWGTGGFKATPGSGNVFAASLAKGEMHPLAAPFSIDRFHNGALIDEHGAAAVAH; encoded by the coding sequence ATGCAACGCTATTCGGGCTTCGGCCTCTTCAAACACTCCCTCAGCCACCACGAAAACTGGCAGCGCATGTGGCGCACGCCGACCCCGAAAAAGGTCTACGACGTGGTCATCGTCGGCGGCGGCGGGCACGGTCTGGCGACGGCCTACTATCTGGCGAAAGAGCACGGCATCACCAACGTGGCCGTGGTCGAGAAGGGCTGGCTGGGCGGCGGTAACACCGCGCGCAACACCACCATCGTTCGCTCCAACTACCTGTGGGACGAGTCGGCGCATCTGTACGAACACGCGATGAAACTGTGGGAAGGCCTGTCCCAGGACCTGAACTACAACGTGATGTTCTCCCAGCGCGGCGTCTACAACCTGTGTCACACCCTGCAGGACATCCGTGATTCCGAACGTCGGGTCAGCGCCAACCGCCTCAACGGCGTCGATGGCGAACTGCTCAACGCCAAGCAAGTCGCGGACGAAATTCCGTACCTCGACTGCTCGAAAAACACCCGCTACCCGGTAATGGGCGCAACCGTTCAGCGTCGCGGCGGCGTGGCCCGTCACGATGCCGTGGCCTGGGGCTTTGCCCGTGCCGCCGACGCACTCGGTGTGGACCTGATCCAGCAGACCGAAGTGATCGGTTTCCGCAAGGAAAACGGTGTGTGCATCGGTGTTGAAACCAACAAGGGCTTCATCGGCGCCAAACGCGTCGGCGTGGTGACTGCCGGTAACTCCGGGCACATGGCCAAGCTCGCCGGTTTCCGTCTGCCGATCGAATCCCACCCGTTGCAGGCGCTGGTGTCCGAGCCGATCAAACCGATCATCGACAGCGTGATCATGTCCAACGCCGTGCACGGTTACATCAGCCAGTCCGACAAGGGCGACCTGGTGATCGGCGCCGGTATCGACGGCTACAACGGCTACGGCCAGCGCGGTTCGTACCCGGTGATCGAGCACACCATCCAGGCCATCGTCGAGATGTTCCCGGTGCTGTCGCGGGTGCGCATGAACCGTCAGTGGGGCGGCATCGTCGACACCACGCCGGACGCCTGCCCGATCATTTCGAAAACCCCGGTGCCGAACATGTTCTTCAACTGCGGTTGGGGCACCGGCGGCTTCAAGGCGACACCTGGCTCGGGCAACGTGTTTGCCGCAAGCCTGGCCAAGGGTGAAATGCACCCGTTGGCTGCACCTTTCTCCATCGACCGTTTCCACAACGGTGCGTTGATCGACGAACACGGCGCTGCGGCTGTCGCCCACTAA